The Deltaproteobacteria bacterium genome includes a window with the following:
- a CDS encoding cytochrome C, whose amino-acid sequence MAKCKSCVVLPFLVGLVASIVLGWWGFPKVLYSQKDQPIRFDHVVHVDGQAMACEDCHSFRENGSFTGLPTSANCIACHEDVQGEDPEEERFVAEYMRQEKEVEWLAYQTQPDNVYFSHIAHKDKFACTECHHDMAKMSTPPAYYENRLSGYSKDTMKMWQCEECHAKNGASNACFVCHK is encoded by the coding sequence GTGGCAAAATGCAAAAGCTGCGTGGTGTTGCCATTCCTAGTTGGTTTGGTGGCATCGATCGTGCTTGGGTGGTGGGGCTTTCCCAAAGTCCTGTACAGTCAGAAAGACCAGCCCATCCGGTTCGATCACGTCGTGCACGTGGATGGTCAGGCGATGGCATGCGAGGATTGTCATTCGTTTCGGGAGAATGGCTCCTTTACCGGCCTCCCCACCAGCGCCAACTGTATTGCGTGTCATGAGGACGTTCAGGGAGAGGATCCCGAGGAAGAGCGCTTTGTAGCCGAGTACATGCGTCAGGAAAAGGAAGTTGAATGGTTGGCGTATCAGACCCAGCCGGACAACGTCTATTTTTCCCATATCGCGCACAAGGATAAGTTCGCGTGTACCGAGTGTCATCATGACATGGCCAAGATGAGCACTCCGCCCGCTTATTATGAAAACAGGCTTTCGGGCTACAGCAAGGATACCATGAAGATGTGGCAGTGCGAGGAATGTCACGCCAAGAATGGTGCGAGCAACGCCTGCTTTGTGTGCCACAAATAA